In the Alistipes provencensis genome, GGCATCCTCGCGTGGGGCGTGCCGCTCTGCCGCCGCTGCCGCACCCGATGGAAGGCCCTGAACATCGTCATAGACGCCTACCTGATCGGGCTGATTGCGACCGTCGCCACGGCGCCGCTCGTCTCCCACACCTTCGGCATCGTACCGCTGGCGGGAATCGTCGTCAATCCGCTGGCCATCGCGCTGGCGGGGGTCGTGGTCTTCGGCGGGGCGCTGTGGATGCTCGCGCCGGTCGGATTCCTCGCCCCGGCGTTCGGGTTCGTGACGGGCACGGCGGCCGGATGGATCAACGCGCTGGCCCGGCTGACCGCCTCGCTGCCGGGCGGCGCGGCGGATTACACCCTCGGGGGCTGGCAGACGGCGGTCATATACCTCGTTTTCGCCCTCGCAACCGCCGCCGCGTGGAGCGCCGAACCGAAAAAAAGCGTACCTTTGCGGACGTGATAACGTCCGAAGAATACACACTCCTGCTGACCGGCGAGGTACAACGTGCCATTGCCGCCGCACGCGGCCGCGACCCGTTCGAGGTGGCGAAGGACCGCCGGATTCCCCATGCGCGGCTGGTCGCCACGCAGGTCAAATACCTCGCACGCGCCGCGCAGAAACTCCCGTCGTATGCCGCGGCGCAGTGCATCCTGCCCCCGCTGGCCTTCGAACAGGCGTCGAGCGAAGCCTGCGCCGCCCACAAGAGTCTCGAAGGCGACACGGCGCTGGACCTCACCTGCGGACTGGGCGTCGATGCGTTTTTCCTCAGCCGCCGTTTCCGCCGCGTGGTGACGCTTGAGCGCAACGACATATTGGCCCGCGCGGCCGCCGAAAATTTTTCGAGACTGGGCGCGACGAACATCGAGGTCGTGAACACCTCCGCCGAGGAGTATCTCCGACGCAACGGCCTGCATTTCGACTGGATATACGCCGATCCCGACCGCCGCTCGGCCGAGGGCCGCAAACTGGTGCGGCTGGAGGATTGTTCGCCCGACATCATCGCCCTGAAACCGCTCCTTGACCGGATTTCGGGGCGTCTGTGCATCAAGAACTCCCCGCTGTTCGACGTCGGCGAGGCCCTCAGG is a window encoding:
- a CDS encoding THUMP-like domain-containing protein encodes the protein MITSEEYTLLLTGEVQRAIAAARGRDPFEVAKDRRIPHARLVATQVKYLARAAQKLPSYAAAQCILPPLAFEQASSEACAAHKSLEGDTALDLTCGLGVDAFFLSRRFRRVVTLERNDILARAAAENFSRLGATNIEVVNTSAEEYLRRNGLHFDWIYADPDRRSAEGRKLVRLEDCSPDIIALKPLLDRISGRLCIKNSPLFDVGEALRLFPDSRVEVLSLGDECKEVLVYADGTGPLVTATALGRGSFSARPGETAPDPGPFDPAHYHWLVAPDVALQKARLARLHLAGKAAVWSENGYGFAAEEPQGVIGKVFPIEGIEPYDPKRLKRELKGRGAEVLKRDFPLAAEELMRRLGLHPGAELRLAFTKIGNDFWVIRLK